Proteins encoded together in one Acipenser ruthenus chromosome 22, fAciRut3.2 maternal haplotype, whole genome shotgun sequence window:
- the LOC117431189 gene encoding AT-rich interactive domain-containing protein 5B-like yields the protein MERSAVQWLGAPCCARGTYAFYKSFSCRGAVAARCPAVWSLGEFYFVRCGPKEPVCLAELTLLWEDQAQHHLLASSRLYFLPEDTPKGRSDEHGEDEVLAVSKKIVIRVEDLVKWACPEPSGWKRNARKDGAPDSIGILLSDQPQGASVQSADSAQGGSVKVLSYLQYCRFRSMHKRMQGVAHASSLKDPQLLALGGIRVTNHNTRILYCRDTFNHPTLESNTSIWTEFGCTSLSMKGRPRKRKGREGRGAELGPPDQSEAWIERMKDTVTGSVEEQQDWGALGGQWLPQPEEQHFLEQLHSFMRGRSTPICKVPHLGFKKIDLFLLYSVVKTMGGYETVTEQKLWKHVYNELGGSPGSTSAATCTRRHYERLILAYDRYLKGAEQPAPLPKPRAGAAADEKGKPVKRTAAQPPQKAKKDPVVVKQESRVEVKVNGRPKRARRRAGSASKDSSKQSVGKEQGQGWEPDSSAGVRIQDQQTSSSPALGVLALGLQDDSIPPLTALQKLHPAVGGFSLPEGLSPLDVLRSRLGLGPSSEGPGSVSQEPRKTLVLLQPTAGDPGKEPGDPNPALKPHGAPLAVGQGRFPMAPLRIIPLDIDCSLQVQQLMKSSLGHAQLSCFTKKLSEALAQDLSKTPRPRESVPNTEEQQAVPLNLSKRAQVKRPADCAEPPPPSPYQPSLLHSSYPLYTSQPSQASQAGTAKKLKTEPGPQEQAPAGIQNGRLGSNLAEAEEQPADLSSPRRARAALRDGEERASEPGLNLVSRPTSVTLISQGDAPAATSAMSEDRLSAGDPCTGSPALQRALPTRPGSRGSVAAGSEEQGGASPAAYPLYHFRGRQVHLGESGADCLKQVSSEMSALLSTASGALQNQHSWALAPHGR from the exons ATGGAGCGGAGTGCAGTCCAG tggCTGGGCGCTCCGTGCTGCGCTCGTGGCACGTATGCTTTCTACAAGTCGTTCAGTTGCCGTGGAGCCGTGGCTGCGAGGTGTCCGGCCGTGTGGAGTCTTGGAGAGTTCTACTTCGTGCGCTGCGGGCCGAAGGAGCCTGTGTGCCTCGCCGAGCTCACACTGCTCTGGGAGGACCAGGCACAGCACCACCTGCTGGCCAGCTCCAGACTCTACTTCCTCCCAGAGGACACACCCAAGGGCCGATCAGACGAGCACGGAGAG GATGAGGTGCTTGCTGTTTCTAAGAAGATCGTGATCCGGGTGGAGGACCTGGTGAAGTGGGCGTGTCCGGAGCCGTCCGGCTGGAAACGGAATGCCCGGAAGGACGGCGCCCCTGACAGCATCGGGATACTGCTGTCCGACCAGCCACAGGGGGCCAGCGTCCAGTCTGCGGACAGTGCCCAAG GTGGGAGTGTGAAGGTGCTGAGCTATCTGCAGTATTGTCGATTCCGCTCCATGCACAAGCGCATGCAGGGTGTCGCACACGCCTCCAGCCTCAAGGACCCACAGCTGTTGGCCCTGGGCGGGATACGGGTGACCAATCACAATACCAGGATTCTATACTGCCGGGACACGTTCAACCATCCAACGCTGGAGAGCAACACCAGCATCTGGACTGAGTTTg GATGCACTTCTTTGAGCATGAAGGGAAGACCCCGGAAGAGAAAaggaagggaggggagaggggcggAGCTTGGACCACCTGACCAATCGGAGGCCTGGATAGAGAGAATGAAG GACACGGTGACAGGCAGTGTGGAGGAGCAGCAGGACTGGGGGGCTCTGGGGGGGCAGTGGCTCCCCCAGCCCGAGGAGCAGCACTTTCTGGAGCAGCTGCACAGCTTCATGAGGGGCCGCAGCACTCCCATCTGCAAGGTCccacacctgggcttcaagaagA TTGATCTCTTCCTTTTGTATTCAGTTGTCAAAACAATGGGTGGATATGAAACG GTGACCGAGCAGAAGCTGTGGAAACACGTTTACAATGAGCTGGGTGGGAGTCCGGGGAGCACCAGCGCTGCCACCTGCACCCGCAGACACTACGAGAG ACTGATCCTGGCGTACGATCGCTATTTGAAGGGAGCTGAGCAGCCTGCCCCCCTCCCTAAACCCCGGGCTGGAGCAGCGGCCGACGAGAAAGGGAAGCCGGTGAAAAGAACCGCAGCACAGCCCCCCCAGAAAGCAAAGAAG GATCCGGTGGTGGTCAAGCAGGAAAGCAGAGTGGAAGTGAAGGTGAATGGAAGACCGAAACGGGCCAGACGAAGAGCGGGGAGCGCTTCGAAAGACAGCAGCAAGCAGAGTGTCGGAAAGGAGCAGGGCCAGGGATGGGAGCCGGACTCCAGTGCAGGCGTGAGGATACAGGACCAGCAGACGAGCTCCAGCCCTGCCCTGGGGGTGCTGGCCCTGGGCCTGCAGGACGACAGTATCCCCCCTCTCACTGCCCTGCAGAAGCTGCACCCTGCAGTGGGGGGCTTCTCCCTTCCGGAGGGTCTCTCCCCACTTGACGTTCTCAGAAGCAGACTCGGATTGGGGCCTTCTTCAGAGGGCCCCGGGTCTGTCTCTCAGGAGCCCAGAAAGACTCTTGTCCTCCTTCAACCTACTGCCGGAGACCCAGGTAAGGAGCCGGGAGACCCAAATCCAGCCCTGAAACCCCACGGAGCCCCCCTCGCTGTCGGCCAGGGCAGGTTCCCCATGGCACCCCTCAGGATCATCCCCCTGGACATCGACTGCAGCCTGCAGGTTCAGCAGCTCATGAAGAGCTCTCTGGGCCACGCTCAGCTCAGCTGCTTCACCAAGAAGCTGTCAGAGGCGCTGGCCCAAGACCTAAGCAAGACCCCGCGGCCCAGGGAGTCCGTGCCGAACACTGAGGAGCAACAAGCAGTCCCTCTGAACCTGAGCAAGCGAGCCCAGGTGAAGAGGCCAGCTGACTGTGCAGAACCCCCACCTCCCTCTCCCTACCAGCCCAGCCTCCTGCACTCCTCCTATCCGCTCTACACCTCCCAGCCCAGCCAGGCCAGCCAGGCCGGCACGGCCAAGAAACTCAAAACAGAGCCGGGCCCTCAAGAGCAGGCTCCTGCTGGGATACAGAACGGCAGACTGGGGTCAAACCTTGCTGAAGCTGAAGAGCAGCCTGCAGACCTGAGCTCACCCAGACGGGCCAGAGCAGCCCTCCGAGACGGGGAGGAAAGAGCAAGCGAGCCGGGCTTGAATCTCGTGAGCAGGCCCACATCCGTAACGCTAATTTCGCAGGGGGATGCCCCAGCGGCCACCTCCGCCATGTCAGAAGACCGTCTCTCTGCGGGAGATCCCTGCACAGGCTCCCCCGCTCTGCAGCGTGCTTTACCCACGAGACCCGGCTCACGAGGGAGCGTGGCGGCTGGGTCCGAGGAGCAGGGCGGGGCCAGTCCCGCAGCCTATCCCTTATATCACTTCCGGGGGAGGCAGGTTCATCTGGGAGAGTCGGGAGCCGACTGCCTGAAGCAGGTGAGCTCGGAGATGAGCGCACTGCTCAGCACCGCGTCTGGGGCCCTGCAGAACCAGCACTCCTGGGCCCTGGCACCACATGGCCGCTGA